The proteins below are encoded in one region of Fibrella aestuarina BUZ 2:
- a CDS encoding PAS domain S-box protein: protein MSYHKLLQKQIARYLPDDLQAEPAMARLLEVVSESYRALERDRELAERAFTISEDEYVQLNNRLQHELDVKKLSVEKLTEAVSTISGADIQYDADDLLGIARLLNQQVSKRKNAEEVFTSLIANMRSGVVLEDEQQQVVFINQVFCDLFGIDTPPQQLSGTHGQVLTDRINQQAKAPHVVSRDMANTLANRWLVQGYMLELATGKTYQRDYIPIYIDDAYKGHLWSYTDITERKANQDALVQSELKNRLIMNAALDAIVTIDTEGLITFWNPQAEKIFGWAAADVIGRKIAEVIIPPTHRAAHEAGMANYRTTGIGDVLGKQMELPAINRAGDLFPIELYIIPVNQGDDTFFCSFIRDISARKKAETELERLSLVASANKNGVVLVGRDGRIFWSNEGFCRLTAYDNDEIIGRTPMELCRGPFSDREALKTMVNSFEKGIPFDIEGIHYRKDGSWFWGRTEGQPVADEAGTVTHYFSIIEDISAEKVAQRKLKEYEERLRMALTNVGDNYWEHDFRTGRTYFSNPSNNLLGYQLDKHIDVAGLWWSRVHPDDRRLLEENDRQYKLGLISHHHNEYRIIHRDESVHWVLDRGVVTEKDGDNKPLKIIGTHIDITRQKELELELTKAKDAAEELARVKELFLANMSHEIRTPMNAIMGMANRLSKTSLHPDQQYYLSIIQSATDNLLIIINDILDLSKIEAGKLTLEKIGFEPKQVIDRAMQVMVHKAEEKGLLFTNAFFDPRIAPVLLGDPYRLNQILLNLLSNAIKFTQKGHVNVSCHLLKGSRNQQLIELTVSDSGIGMDEAFTKRIFQTFRQEDESVTRRFGGTGLGLSISHNLVELMGGTMQVKSKKGVGTSVSFQVPFPKGDPDKLPVKEAEVTDTDRLLGKRILVADDNEMNRLVASTMLSSYGAIIEEAQNGVDALDKLKQQAFDLVLMDIQMPVMDGVEATRIIRADISAQLPVIALTAFAVKGDSAKFIGAGLSDYLAKPFSEEQLLAIVVRWLEKAEAALLPAAAPEPPLYDLSTVMNLAKGNQAFVDRMVDLFMRYGPESVQEIRAAYAAGQFEQVRKVAHRVKPSIDNMGISSLTADIRAIEANAETWQTSPELETLIDKLDRVMNVVVEQLKARA, encoded by the coding sequence ATGAGCTACCATAAGCTGTTACAGAAGCAGATAGCCCGGTATCTACCCGACGACCTACAGGCCGAGCCCGCGATGGCCCGCCTGCTGGAGGTGGTCAGTGAGTCGTACCGGGCCCTGGAGCGCGACCGCGAACTGGCCGAGCGCGCCTTCACGATCAGCGAGGACGAATACGTGCAGCTGAACAACCGGCTTCAGCACGAACTAGACGTCAAGAAATTATCCGTCGAGAAACTAACCGAGGCTGTCAGTACCATTTCCGGCGCTGATATTCAGTACGATGCCGACGATTTGCTGGGTATTGCCCGCCTGCTCAACCAGCAGGTATCGAAGCGAAAAAACGCCGAAGAGGTTTTTACCTCGCTCATCGCCAACATGCGTAGCGGGGTGGTGCTCGAAGACGAACAGCAGCAGGTGGTGTTTATCAATCAGGTGTTTTGCGACCTGTTTGGCATCGATACGCCCCCTCAGCAACTGTCGGGCACGCACGGTCAGGTCCTGACAGACCGCATCAACCAACAGGCGAAAGCGCCCCACGTCGTGAGCCGCGACATGGCTAATACGCTGGCCAACCGCTGGCTGGTGCAGGGCTACATGCTGGAGCTGGCCACGGGTAAAACCTACCAGCGCGACTACATTCCGATCTACATCGATGACGCCTACAAAGGGCATTTGTGGAGCTATACCGACATCACCGAGCGCAAGGCCAATCAGGACGCGCTGGTGCAGAGCGAGCTGAAAAACCGGCTCATCATGAATGCCGCGCTGGACGCCATCGTCACGATTGATACCGAGGGGTTAATTACGTTCTGGAACCCGCAGGCCGAGAAAATTTTTGGCTGGGCTGCCGCCGACGTCATTGGCCGAAAAATAGCCGAGGTCATCATTCCGCCAACGCATCGGGCGGCGCACGAAGCGGGCATGGCCAACTACCGCACCACCGGTATCGGCGACGTGCTGGGTAAACAGATGGAGCTGCCCGCCATTAACCGGGCTGGAGACCTGTTCCCCATCGAACTGTACATCATCCCGGTCAACCAGGGCGACGATACTTTTTTCTGTTCGTTTATCCGGGATATTTCGGCCCGAAAAAAGGCAGAAACCGAGCTGGAACGGCTGTCGCTGGTGGCGAGTGCCAACAAGAACGGGGTGGTGCTGGTGGGGCGCGACGGCCGGATCTTCTGGAGCAACGAAGGCTTCTGCCGGCTCACGGCCTACGACAACGACGAGATCATTGGCCGCACGCCCATGGAACTCTGCCGCGGGCCTTTTTCGGACCGGGAAGCGCTCAAAACGATGGTCAATTCGTTTGAAAAAGGCATCCCGTTCGACATAGAGGGTATTCACTACCGCAAGGATGGCAGTTGGTTTTGGGGTCGCACCGAGGGGCAACCGGTGGCCGACGAAGCAGGTACCGTCACGCACTATTTCTCGATTATCGAGGATATTTCGGCCGAAAAAGTAGCGCAGCGCAAACTGAAAGAATACGAAGAGCGGCTGCGGATGGCGCTCACCAACGTAGGCGACAACTACTGGGAGCACGATTTCAGAACGGGCAGAACGTATTTCTCAAACCCATCCAATAACCTGCTGGGCTACCAACTCGACAAGCATATCGACGTGGCCGGGCTGTGGTGGAGCCGGGTTCACCCCGACGACCGGCGTCTGCTCGAGGAAAACGACCGCCAGTATAAGCTGGGGTTGATCAGCCACCACCACAACGAATACCGGATTATCCACCGCGACGAATCGGTGCATTGGGTGCTCGACCGCGGGGTCGTGACCGAAAAAGACGGCGACAATAAGCCGCTGAAAATTATCGGTACGCATATCGATATTACCCGGCAGAAAGAACTGGAACTGGAGTTGACCAAAGCCAAGGACGCCGCCGAGGAACTGGCGCGGGTTAAAGAATTATTCCTGGCCAACATGAGCCACGAAATTCGCACACCCATGAACGCCATTATGGGCATGGCCAACCGGCTGTCGAAGACGAGCCTGCATCCGGATCAGCAGTATTACCTGTCGATCATTCAGTCGGCTACCGATAACTTGCTGATTATCATTAATGATATTCTGGATCTGTCGAAAATCGAGGCGGGCAAGCTGACACTCGAAAAAATCGGGTTCGAGCCGAAACAGGTTATCGACCGGGCCATGCAGGTGATGGTGCACAAAGCGGAAGAAAAAGGGTTGCTGTTTACCAACGCCTTCTTCGACCCACGCATCGCCCCGGTGCTGCTCGGCGACCCCTACCGGCTCAACCAGATCCTGCTTAACCTGCTGTCAAACGCCATCAAATTCACCCAGAAGGGCCACGTCAACGTTAGTTGCCACCTGCTGAAAGGGAGTCGGAATCAACAGTTAATTGAGCTGACGGTGAGCGATTCGGGCATTGGCATGGATGAGGCCTTTACGAAACGGATTTTCCAGACCTTCCGGCAGGAAGATGAGTCGGTGACGCGCCGGTTTGGCGGGACGGGGCTGGGCCTGAGCATCAGCCACAATCTGGTTGAGCTGATGGGCGGCACCATGCAGGTGAAAAGCAAAAAAGGCGTGGGTACGTCGGTGTCGTTTCAGGTGCCGTTTCCCAAAGGCGACCCCGACAAGCTGCCCGTCAAAGAGGCCGAGGTTACGGATACCGACCGGCTATTGGGTAAACGCATACTGGTTGCCGACGATAACGAGATGAACCGCCTGGTGGCTTCTACCATGCTGTCGAGCTATGGGGCCATCATTGAGGAAGCCCAAAACGGCGTTGATGCCCTCGATAAACTGAAACAACAGGCTTTTGACCTGGTGCTGATGGATATTCAGATGCCCGTGATGGACGGCGTGGAAGCCACCCGGATCATCCGGGCCGACATCAGCGCGCAACTGCCGGTCATTGCCCTGACGGCCTTTGCCGTAAAAGGCGACAGCGCCAAGTTCATCGGGGCGGGTCTGAGCGACTACCTCGCCAAGCCCTTCAGCGAAGAACAGTTGCTGGCGATAGTGGTACGGTGGCTGGAAAAAGCTGAAGCTGCTTTGCTACCCGCTGCCGCGCCCGAGCCGCCACTATACGACCTGTCGACGGTGATGAATCTGGCGAAAGGCAATCAGGCGTTTGTCGATCGGATGGTCGACCTGTTCATGCGGTACGGCCCCGAGTCGGTGCAGGAGATCAGGGCTGCCTATGCCGCCGGGCAATTTGAGCAGGTCCGTAAGGTGGCCCACCGTGTCAAACCGTCGATCGATAACATGGGAATCAGCAGCCTCACCGCCGACATCCGGGCGATTGAAGCCAACGCCGAAACCTGGCAGACCTCGCCCGAGCTGGAAACCCTGATCGATAAGCTCGATCGGGTGATGAATGTGGTGGTTGAGCAATTAAAAGCCCGCGCCTGA
- a CDS encoding FIST signal transduction protein, producing MHVSIVQYADNQWSTHTISKSATDQAAQLVLCFGAKDLLASTTIYDTVRARFPVADIALCSTAGEIYHDRVQDDTLVAVALSFGATRLRTASVNIGDFATSLDAARQLARQLPADDLAYVLVLADGALVNGSELVKGLCIDDRRILITGGLAGDAAKFQSTLVGLNGPPVAGQVTAIGFYGQKLLVGHGSAGGWTMFGLEKEITRATGNVLYEIGHENALDLYKKYLGPDVEHLPGAALYFPLSVTIPGEDKPVVRTILSIDEAQKTMTFAGDVPVGARVRFMKANFDRLTAAAATAAQQTALPGGVEPALALLVSCVGRKLIYGPRIDEEVEAVSETLGHQVPLIGFYANGELSPVDEGGSCQLHNQTMTITAFYELP from the coding sequence ATGCACGTGTCTATCGTCCAGTATGCTGACAACCAATGGTCCACGCATACCATCAGCAAGTCGGCAACCGATCAGGCGGCGCAACTAGTGCTATGCTTCGGGGCCAAGGACTTGTTGGCGTCAACTACCATCTACGACACCGTGCGAGCCCGTTTTCCGGTGGCCGATATCGCTCTGTGCAGTACCGCCGGTGAGATCTACCACGACCGGGTGCAGGACGATACGCTGGTGGCGGTGGCGCTGTCGTTCGGGGCGACCCGCCTGCGAACGGCCTCCGTCAATATCGGCGACTTTGCGACCAGCCTCGACGCTGCCCGCCAACTGGCCCGCCAACTGCCTGCCGATGACCTGGCCTACGTGCTGGTCTTGGCCGACGGAGCCCTGGTCAATGGCAGCGAACTGGTGAAGGGCCTCTGCATCGACGACCGCCGCATCCTGATTACGGGTGGTCTGGCGGGCGATGCGGCCAAGTTTCAGTCCACGCTGGTTGGCCTCAACGGGCCGCCCGTAGCCGGGCAGGTAACGGCCATCGGGTTCTACGGCCAGAAACTGCTCGTGGGTCACGGGTCGGCGGGTGGCTGGACCATGTTCGGGCTGGAAAAAGAAATCACGCGCGCAACCGGTAACGTTCTCTACGAAATCGGCCACGAAAATGCGCTCGATCTGTACAAAAAATACCTGGGTCCGGATGTGGAACACCTGCCGGGGGCGGCGCTCTACTTTCCGCTGTCGGTAACCATTCCGGGCGAAGACAAACCCGTCGTGCGTACCATCCTGTCGATCGACGAGGCTCAGAAAACCATGACGTTTGCCGGCGACGTACCGGTGGGCGCGCGGGTACGTTTCATGAAAGCCAATTTTGACCGGCTGACGGCCGCCGCCGCTACCGCCGCCCAGCAGACGGCCCTGCCCGGTGGCGTTGAACCTGCGCTGGCGTTGCTGGTCAGTTGTGTGGGGCGCAAACTCATTTATGGCCCACGTATTGATGAGGAAGTTGAAGCCGTAAGCGAGACACTGGGTCATCAGGTGCCGCTCATCGGTTTTTATGCCAATGGGGAACTGTCGCCCGTCGACGAGGGGGGCAGTTGCCAGCTGCACAACCAGACCATGACGATCACCGCTTTTTATGAGCTACCATAA
- a CDS encoding DUF1972 domain-containing protein, producing the protein MSKTTVAIIGTVGIPAKYGGFETLAEHLVDQLGTELDMSVYCTTKKYGAAQRQTHYKGARLIYLPFDANGLQSIIYDCVSILHALFYADVLLILGVSGGIMLPFVRWFTRKKIIISIDGIEWKRNKWRKLARWYLWAAEWLAVRYSHADISDNESIQNYTAIRYKTLSHIIEYGADHTLAVKPTNADREQYPFLANPYAFTVCRIEPENNIHLVLEAFAQLPRHRLVMVGNWTNSDYGSQLREQYRGVENLLLLDPIYDQRQLDLLRSNCLVYIHGHSAGGTNPSLVEAMYLGLPVIAFDVTYNRTTTENRALFFKTANELVRHIQRTSIADLKYQAAVMKTIAHRRYTWSVIAQKYAFLVRTVMQTSAKSTLISKAGRQLPAHWLVESELAHLSTPAYFYE; encoded by the coding sequence ATGAGTAAGACTACTGTAGCTATTATCGGAACCGTTGGCATTCCGGCCAAATACGGCGGTTTTGAAACCCTGGCCGAGCACCTGGTAGACCAGTTGGGCACTGAGCTGGACATGTCGGTCTACTGCACCACGAAGAAGTACGGCGCCGCCCAGCGACAGACCCACTACAAAGGCGCTCGCCTGATCTACCTGCCGTTTGATGCCAACGGCCTGCAAAGCATTATCTACGACTGCGTCAGCATCCTACACGCGCTCTTCTACGCCGACGTGCTGCTGATTCTGGGGGTGAGCGGGGGCATCATGCTGCCGTTTGTGCGGTGGTTTACCCGCAAGAAAATCATCATCTCAATCGATGGCATCGAGTGGAAGCGCAACAAATGGCGCAAGCTGGCCCGCTGGTATTTGTGGGCAGCCGAGTGGCTGGCCGTGCGTTACTCCCACGCCGACATTTCGGATAATGAGTCGATCCAGAACTACACCGCCATTCGGTACAAAACGCTGAGCCACATCATCGAATACGGCGCCGACCATACCCTGGCCGTGAAACCGACCAACGCCGATCGGGAGCAGTACCCGTTTCTGGCCAATCCGTATGCGTTTACCGTCTGCCGTATCGAGCCCGAAAACAACATTCACCTGGTGTTGGAGGCCTTCGCTCAATTGCCGCGGCATCGGCTGGTGATGGTGGGCAACTGGACCAACAGCGACTACGGATCTCAGTTGCGCGAGCAGTACCGCGGGGTTGAGAACCTGCTGTTGCTCGACCCGATCTACGATCAGCGGCAGCTCGATTTGCTCCGCAGCAACTGCCTCGTCTACATCCACGGCCATAGTGCGGGCGGCACCAACCCGTCGCTGGTCGAAGCCATGTACCTTGGCCTGCCGGTCATTGCCTTCGATGTCACCTACAACCGGACGACTACCGAAAACCGGGCGCTCTTCTTCAAAACGGCCAACGAACTGGTGCGGCACATTCAGCGCACGTCGATCGCCGACCTGAAATACCAGGCGGCCGTCATGAAAACCATTGCCCATCGGCGGTATACTTGGTCGGTGATTGCGCAGAAATATGCCTTTCTGGTTCGCACCGTCATGCAGACTTCAGCCAAAAGCACCCTCATCTCGAAAGCCGGTCGGCAGTTACCCGCTCACTGGCTTGTCGAATCGGAACTGGCGCACCTGAGCACGCCCGCTTACTTCTATGAATAA
- a CDS encoding MraY family glycosyltransferase — translation MHLNVPTFATLLTGFALGLGLCWLLLPLLIRVSPVVGLVDRPNSRKVHQKLIPAIGGLAIGLTLLLTTLLYWPLQQLFGDNSALALALLVLMITGVLDDRLNLRATIRLLIQIGCALLVAHYGIRLTSLHGLFGITALPVAVQYGLTVLILTGMANAFNLIDGVDGLAGSLALINMVLLGTLAVVLGQPHWLLLLGPLTGALLAFLRFNWRPARLFMGDGGSVVLGFLTAALGIALLEGAYRQAAPYAPQAVILITASCLIPIIDALRVFGSRMLKGLSPFTPDRNHMHHWLLKHRFAHSQITLRLVGVHALVMAISWVGSFALSISSIFLLQVGLIIAYTTFIQLSHSFLKSYRLVRKLETI, via the coding sequence ATGCACCTGAACGTACCCACCTTCGCTACCTTACTGACCGGCTTCGCCCTTGGTCTGGGCCTATGCTGGCTGCTGCTCCCACTCCTGATCCGGGTTAGCCCGGTCGTTGGCCTGGTCGATCGGCCTAACAGCCGTAAAGTTCACCAGAAGCTGATCCCGGCCATTGGCGGGCTGGCTATCGGCCTGACGCTGCTGCTGACGACCTTACTTTACTGGCCGCTCCAACAGCTCTTCGGTGACAACAGCGCCCTCGCCTTGGCACTGCTGGTGCTGATGATCACCGGCGTGCTCGACGATCGGCTCAACCTGCGGGCAACCATCCGGCTGCTCATTCAGATCGGCTGCGCGCTGCTGGTGGCCCACTACGGCATCCGGCTCACCTCATTGCACGGCCTGTTTGGCATCACGGCCCTACCTGTAGCGGTGCAATATGGCCTGACGGTGCTGATTCTGACGGGGATGGCCAACGCTTTCAACCTCATCGATGGCGTCGATGGGCTGGCGGGCAGCCTGGCACTCATCAACATGGTGCTCCTGGGTACGTTGGCGGTCGTCCTGGGGCAACCCCACTGGCTGTTACTGCTTGGCCCACTCACGGGCGCATTACTGGCTTTCCTGCGGTTCAACTGGCGCCCCGCCCGGCTGTTTATGGGCGATGGCGGCTCGGTAGTGCTGGGGTTTCTGACGGCCGCGCTGGGGATAGCCCTGCTGGAAGGAGCCTATCGGCAGGCCGCCCCCTACGCCCCGCAAGCGGTCATCCTCATTACGGCCAGTTGCCTCATCCCGATCATCGATGCGCTACGGGTCTTCGGTAGCCGCATGCTCAAAGGTCTATCGCCATTTACGCCCGACCGGAACCACATGCATCACTGGTTACTGAAGCACCGATTCGCCCATTCGCAGATCACGCTCCGGCTGGTGGGCGTTCATGCCCTGGTGATGGCTATTTCCTGGGTCGGCTCGTTCGCCCTAAGCATTTCTAGCATCTTTTTGCTTCAGGTCGGCCTCATTATTGCCTACACGACATTTATCCAACTTAGCCATTCCTTTCTTAAAAGTTACCGGCTTGTCAGAAAATTAGAAACGATCTAG
- a CDS encoding sigma-54-dependent transcriptional regulator gives MTPASPYRIFIVEDDPWYGEVLKYHLSMNPDYELHRFVTGEACLKHLRQSPPHLITMDYSLPDINGADLLRQIREQLPDTPVIVISGQQDVETAVGLLQAGVHDYFVKDDRTKDLLWNAILKIRENQNLKREIEQLREALGQKYDFGNLLIGNSPAIRNVFTLIQKAVRTNINVSISGETGTGKELVAKSIHYHSDRRKKPFVAVNMAAIPRELTESELFGHEKGAFTGAASRKIGRFEEANKGTLFLDEVAEMDLTLQSKLLRVLQERELVRVGGNERIQLDIRLVVASHKNLLDEVRQGRFREDLYYRLMGLPIVLPPLRDRATDVLLLARHFLDEFCKDNHLTSPAISPAATDKLLQYSFPGNVRELKAVMQMAAVMCDGQEIRPDDLMLTSGSDESVVGAEGKTLRQYTIQIIKSYLSKYDNNVVLVAEKLDVGKSTIYKMIQNNELTLA, from the coding sequence ATGACGCCTGCTAGTCCCTACCGTATTTTTATCGTCGAAGACGACCCCTGGTACGGAGAAGTGCTCAAGTATCACTTGTCAATGAATCCCGACTATGAGTTGCATCGATTCGTCACGGGTGAGGCTTGTCTGAAGCACCTGCGCCAGAGCCCGCCGCACCTGATTACCATGGACTACTCGTTGCCCGACATCAACGGGGCCGACTTGTTGCGCCAGATTCGGGAGCAACTACCCGATACGCCCGTGATCGTTATCAGCGGGCAGCAGGACGTCGAAACGGCGGTCGGGTTGTTGCAGGCTGGGGTGCATGACTATTTCGTGAAAGACGACCGCACGAAAGACCTGCTCTGGAATGCTATCCTGAAGATCCGGGAAAACCAGAACCTGAAACGGGAAATCGAGCAATTGCGCGAGGCGTTGGGCCAGAAATACGATTTCGGCAACCTGCTGATCGGGAATAGCCCAGCCATTCGGAATGTCTTTACGCTGATCCAGAAAGCCGTTCGCACCAACATCAACGTGTCGATCTCGGGCGAGACAGGCACGGGTAAAGAGTTGGTCGCCAAATCGATTCACTACCACTCCGACCGGCGAAAAAAACCGTTCGTGGCGGTCAACATGGCGGCCATCCCGCGCGAACTAACGGAAAGCGAACTCTTTGGCCATGAAAAAGGCGCCTTCACGGGGGCCGCCAGCCGCAAAATCGGTCGGTTTGAAGAAGCCAACAAAGGCACGCTCTTTCTGGACGAAGTAGCTGAAATGGACCTGACCCTGCAAAGCAAGCTGCTGCGGGTACTGCAGGAGCGTGAGTTGGTGCGGGTGGGCGGCAACGAGCGGATTCAGCTCGACATCCGGCTGGTGGTGGCTTCGCACAAAAACCTGCTCGACGAAGTGCGGCAGGGGCGTTTCCGCGAGGATCTGTACTACCGGCTCATGGGCCTGCCCATTGTGCTGCCGCCCCTGCGCGACCGGGCCACCGACGTGCTGCTGCTGGCGCGGCATTTTCTGGATGAATTCTGCAAAGACAATCACCTCACCTCGCCGGCCATTTCCCCCGCCGCAACCGACAAACTGTTGCAGTACAGCTTTCCGGGCAACGTGCGGGAGTTGAAGGCCGTTATGCAGATGGCAGCCGTCATGTGCGACGGGCAGGAGATCAGGCCCGACGACCTGATGCTGACGTCGGGCTCGGACGAGTCGGTGGTGGGTGCCGAAGGCAAGACACTCCGCCAGTATACCATCCAGATCATCAAATCGTACCTGAGTAAATATGATAACAACGTTGTACTCGTAGCCGAAAAACTAGACGTTGGCAAGTCAACGATTTATAAAATGATTCAGAACAATGAGCTGACACTGGCCTAA
- a CDS encoding response regulator, translating into MKQVLVSPSGEPASAHQQLLDEIERLRAEQQRLEQTVCTLQAENARLNEHWPKLLAGLGDTSWSYDLQTDELTRSPAYYQQLGYLTETPDWLTLLHPQDRPSWEYELATCRQDHQPYFSVTYRVRAQDGTYAYRFDLGYVSTSSDNVRSLRGVSGSLTVPGQLQQPLSRMASRLTNLMGQLQDGLLLEDEHRHIVLVNQYFCDLFGVPLSPQQLTGIDCSGMAEQSKSLFSDPEGFVARVAQLLHDRKPVLGDELELADGRIFERDYIPLFNDEQYTGHLWKYTDITRRKRAENAALHQKEKYQRIIENMNLGLIEVDLDERIVYTNQSFCAMSGYEPDELIGQIATDRLLRGQHVQIMKEKNNSRLEGIVDTYEVAIKNKRGEAMWWLISGAPLYSDDGAVIGSTGIHLDITKQKQLESDLRVAKEAAEDSSRAKVLFLANMSHEIRTPMNAILSLGQQLTKTTLSDKQQFLLSMINSAASNLLVILNDILDFSKIEAGQLSLEQIGFNLPNLLQSAAQVLTGQADEKGLRLNTRTDADIAPVVLGDPYRLNQILFNLLGNAIKFTETGSVTLDCQGYQQGNRQFVNIKVIDTGIGIEPAFQEKIFNKFTQEDGSIGRRYGGTGLGMSITKQLVDMMGGTISVDSRPGKGTTVQVLISFAIGQPASLTPPTQVTPPDDFLRKKRILLVEDNEMNRMVVQMILESYGPTIVEAVNGQKAIEALRAESFDLVLMDVQMPIMDGLEATRLIRREISTTLPIVALTASVIRSEQEECFQAGMNDFLGKPFDEKDLIAQLTKWLNPPQPANAVPAPLYNLEKLELISRGSEDFIRQMVQLFCTETPTTATQIRDACAAGDFKRVKYLAHRIKPSVDNMGVVAQVEVVRRIEELAQIGDDSDELRALVSSFDEAIHEVVKQMQARQW; encoded by the coding sequence ATGAAACAGGTATTGGTTAGCCCCTCTGGTGAGCCTGCATCCGCTCACCAGCAGTTGCTCGACGAGATTGAGCGGTTGCGGGCCGAGCAACAGCGGCTCGAACAGACCGTTTGTACGCTACAGGCCGAAAACGCCCGGCTCAACGAGCACTGGCCAAAGCTGCTGGCGGGGCTGGGCGACACCAGTTGGTCGTATGATCTGCAAACCGATGAGCTCACCCGCTCACCGGCCTACTACCAACAGCTCGGCTACCTTACCGAAACGCCCGACTGGCTCACGCTGCTACACCCGCAGGACAGACCCTCCTGGGAGTATGAGCTGGCAACCTGCCGCCAGGACCATCAGCCGTACTTCAGCGTAACGTACCGCGTTCGCGCTCAGGATGGTACCTATGCCTACCGGTTTGACCTGGGGTACGTCTCTACCTCGTCGGACAATGTCCGCAGCCTCCGTGGGGTTTCGGGTTCGCTCACGGTGCCGGGTCAGTTACAGCAACCCCTGAGCCGGATGGCCAGCCGCCTCACCAACCTGATGGGCCAATTGCAGGACGGGCTACTGCTGGAAGACGAACACCGCCACATTGTGCTGGTCAACCAGTATTTCTGCGACCTGTTTGGCGTGCCCCTCTCGCCACAGCAACTGACCGGCATCGACTGCTCGGGGATGGCCGAGCAGAGTAAATCGCTCTTCAGCGATCCCGAGGGGTTTGTGGCACGGGTGGCGCAGTTGCTGCACGACCGGAAACCGGTCTTGGGCGACGAACTGGAACTGGCCGATGGCCGCATTTTTGAGCGCGACTACATCCCACTCTTCAACGACGAGCAGTATACGGGTCACCTCTGGAAATACACCGACATCACCCGCCGGAAACGGGCCGAAAACGCCGCCCTCCACCAGAAAGAAAAGTACCAGCGCATCATCGAAAACATGAACCTCGGCCTGATCGAGGTGGATCTGGATGAGCGCATCGTGTATACCAACCAGAGCTTCTGCGCCATGAGCGGCTACGAGCCCGACGAACTAATTGGGCAGATTGCGACGGACAGGCTGTTGCGCGGGCAGCATGTCCAGATCATGAAGGAGAAAAACAACAGTCGGCTGGAAGGCATTGTTGATACCTACGAAGTGGCCATCAAGAATAAGCGCGGCGAGGCCATGTGGTGGCTCATCAGCGGCGCTCCCCTCTACTCCGACGATGGCGCGGTGATTGGGTCGACGGGTATTCACCTCGACATCACGAAGCAAAAACAGCTCGAATCGGACCTGCGCGTGGCTAAGGAAGCGGCCGAAGACTCGTCGCGGGCAAAAGTGCTCTTTCTGGCTAATATGAGCCACGAGATCCGCACGCCCATGAACGCCATCCTGAGCCTGGGTCAACAACTCACCAAAACGACGCTCTCCGACAAGCAACAGTTTCTGCTCAGCATGATCAACTCTGCGGCCAGTAACCTGCTGGTCATCCTGAACGACATTCTCGACTTCTCCAAGATTGAAGCGGGGCAACTCTCGTTGGAACAGATCGGTTTCAACCTGCCCAACCTGCTCCAGTCTGCCGCCCAGGTGCTGACCGGTCAGGCCGACGAAAAAGGCCTCCGGCTGAATACCCGCACCGATGCCGACATTGCGCCGGTGGTGCTCGGCGATCCCTACCGGCTCAACCAGATTCTGTTCAACCTGCTGGGCAACGCCATCAAATTCACCGAAACGGGCAGCGTCACCCTCGATTGCCAGGGTTACCAGCAGGGCAACCGGCAGTTTGTCAACATCAAGGTAATCGACACGGGCATTGGCATCGAACCCGCTTTTCAGGAAAAAATCTTCAACAAGTTTACGCAGGAGGATGGCAGCATTGGCCGTCGGTATGGCGGCACGGGGCTGGGGATGAGCATCACCAAGCAACTCGTCGATATGATGGGCGGCACCATCAGCGTAGACAGCCGGCCGGGCAAGGGCACCACGGTTCAGGTGCTCATCAGCTTCGCCATTGGCCAGCCCGCCAGCCTGACGCCCCCCACCCAGGTGACGCCACCCGACGATTTCCTGCGGAAAAAGCGCATTCTGCTGGTCGAAGACAACGAGATGAACCGGATGGTCGTCCAGATGATCCTCGAATCCTACGGCCCCACGATTGTGGAGGCTGTCAACGGCCAGAAAGCCATCGAAGCCCTCCGCGCCGAATCGTTTGATCTGGTGCTGATGGACGTGCAGATGCCCATCATGGATGGCCTCGAAGCTACCCGGCTGATCCGCCGGGAGATCAGCACCACGCTCCCCATCGTTGCCCTTACGGCCAGTGTGATCCGCAGCGAGCAGGAAGAGTGCTTCCAGGCCGGCATGAACGACTTTCTGGGCAAACCGTTCGACGAAAAAGACCTGATTGCCCAACTCACCAAGTGGCTAAATCCGCCCCAACCGGCCAACGCAGTCCCTGCCCCCCTCTACAACCTGGAGAAGCTGGAGCTGATCAGCCGGGGCAGCGAGGATTTCATTCGGCAGATGGTGCAGTTGTTTTGCACCGAAACGCCCACCACCGCCACGCAGATCCGCGACGCCTGCGCGGCTGGTGATTTCAAACGGGTGAAGTACCTGGCGCATCGCATCAAACCGTCCGTCGATAATATGGGCGTTGTGGCGCAGGTCGAGGTGGTGCGCCGGATTGAGGAACTGGCCCAAATCGGCGACGATTCCGATGAGTTGCGCGCACTCGTTAGTAGCTTTGACGAGGCAATCCACGAGGTGGTAAAGCAGATGCAGGCGCGACAGTGGTAG